Proteins co-encoded in one Coregonus clupeaformis isolate EN_2021a chromosome 17, ASM2061545v1, whole genome shotgun sequence genomic window:
- the LOC121586444 gene encoding ETS domain-containing transcription factor ERF-like, producing the protein MKTPGDTGFAFPDWAYKPESSPGSRQIQLWCFILELLRKEEYHEVIAWQGDYGEFVIKDPEEVARLWGARKCKPQMNYDKLSRALRYYYNKRILHKTKGKRFTYKFNFNKLVLVNYPFIDMGSGRGVPQSAPPVPTGGSNFRFPPSTPSEVLSPSEDLRSPGVFSSVARRMGRGSVSDCSDGTSTNSELEEGVGGEDRGGVGPERAFRGLLHPRLSHDSLFRAYGGPGGLGRPPPGHRVHGDPMSPFPVSPLPGPGGLLGPTLSPALSITPGSHLPYTPSPSLSPMLGSHFSFNPDDMKRYLQAHHQSVYNYHLSPRAFFHYPNIVVPQPHRPSAAPDKPMTAHPPAHHHAPPMPHSHSLHHHQGEEQHPSPFKFKLQPPPLGRKQRDGSASSTGGSSSSLGSSYAASGLLSNSSSSVGPPKIKVEPISDIESDEEVEVTDISEEDELLDDDEGDVFTPPHPTNGTAPTAITNGNLGAIAEDDVEEDVFKTPAAPPMGPLTPSLLGLKSEPGQGPPISPGGTLCIPLKLRFKRRWSEDQKMEANGEREEAEDKKVRPEKEVVEEPARRESENGEGPRRSLSMSQGAPPPPAQRRASSELQRATAQLSLENHGAC; encoded by the exons GGTTCGCCTTCCCCGACTGGGCCTACAAGCCCGAGTCGAGCCCCGGCTCGCGACAGATTCAGCTGTGGTGCTTCATCCTGGAGCTACTGCGGAAGGAGGAGTACCATGAAGTCATCGCCTGGCAGGGCGACTACGGAGAGTTTGTCATCAAGGACCCTGAAGAGGTGGCCCGACTGTGGGGTGCCCGCAAGTGCAAACCTCAGATGAACTACGACAAGCTGAGCAGAGCGCTTAG ATATTACTACAACAAGAGAATCCTCCACAAGACCAAAGGGAAGAGGTTCACCTACAAGTTCAACTTCAACAAGCTGGTGCTGGTCAACTACCCCTTCATCGACATGGGCTCTG gtaggGGAGTCCCCCAGAGCGCCCCTCCCGTGCCGACCGGGGGCAGCAACTTCCGCTTCCCCCCTTCCACCCCGTCCGAGGTGCTCTCCCCAAGTGAGGACCTGCGCAGCCCGGGTGTGTTCAGCAGCGTGGCCCGCCGCATGGGCCGTGGCTCTGTCTCCGACTGCAGCGACGGCACCTCCACCAACTCTGAGCTGGAGGAAGGCGTGGGGGGTGAAGATCGTGGCGGCGTGGGCCCTGAACGGGCCTTCCGCGGCCTCCTACACCCCCGCCTCTCCCATGACTCACTGTTTCGCGCCTACGGAGGCCCCGGCGGGTTAGGCCGCCCCCCGCCCGGCCACAGGGTCCATGGTGACCCCATGTCTCCATTCCCGGTGTCCCCCCTGCCGGGCCCTGGGGGCCTCCTGGGCCCCACCCTGTCCCCGGCCCTGTCCATTACCCCTGGCTCCCACCTGCCCTATACCCCGTCCCCCTCCCTCAGCCCCATGCTGGGCTCCCACTTCTCCTTCAACCCGGACGACATGAAGCGCTACCTGCAGGCCCACCACCAGAGCGTCTACAACTACCACCTCAGCCCCAGAGCCTTCTTCCACTACCCCAACATCGTGGTCCCCCAGCCCCACAGGCCCTCTGCTGCCCCTGACAAGCCCATGACAGCCCACCCCCCAGCTCACCACCATGCCCCGCCTATGCCCCACTCCCATTCGCTGCACCACCATCAAGGGGAGGAGCAGCACCCCTCGCCCTTCAAGTTCAAGCTGCAGCCGCCTCCGCTGGGGCGTAAACAGAGGGACGGCTCCGCCTCCTCTACCGGTGGGTCCTCCTCCAGCCTAGGCTCCTCCTACGCTGCCTCAGGGCTGCTCTCtaactcctcctcctcagtgGGCCCTCCCAAAATCAAG GTGGAGCCCATCTCCGACATCGAGTCcgatgaggaggtggaggtgaCCGACATCAGCGAGGAGGACGAGCTGCTCGACGACGACGAGGGCGACGTCTTCACCCCCCCTCATCCCACCAACGGAACCGCCCCTACTGCCATCACCAACGGCAACCTGGGCGCCATCGCCGAGGACGACGTGGAAGAGGACGTGTTCAAGACACCCGCCGCCCCTCCCATGGGCCCTCTAACCCCCTCCCTGCTGGGCCTGAAGAGCGAGCCAGGCCAGGGCCCTCCCATCAGCCCTGGCGGCACCCTCTGTATCCCCCTCAAGCTGCGCTTCAAACGCCGCTGGAGCGAGGACCAGAAGATGGAGGCCAATGGCGAGCGCGAGGAGGCCGAGGATAAGAAGGTGCGGCCGGAgaaagaggtggtggaggagccGGCAAGGAGGGAGTCAGAGAATGGGGAGGGGCCAAGGAGAAGCCTGTCAATGAGTCAGGGTGCTCCTCCCCCTCCGGCCCAGCGCAGGGCCAGCTCTGAGCTGCAGAGAGCCACAGCCCAGCTGTCTCTGGAGAACCATGGAGCCTGCTGA